A genome region from Syntrophaceae bacterium includes the following:
- a CDS encoding dephospho-CoA kinase, translating to MLNVGLTGGIATGKSTVVRMLVKRGARVIDHDALVHALQEPGRPVWQRIVEAFGRGILDAGGRIDRKKLGSLVFESEDRRRLLESIVHPAVLEEAARERERIGREDGQAIVLSDIPLLLEVGMQGLFDLILLVYAPPEVQIARVMKRNRLTRDEALARLAAQMPIDEKLERADVVIRNDGTMRELEERVDEVWQELLLREREKRLRAGG from the coding sequence ATGCTGAACGTGGGGCTGACAGGGGGGATCGCAACGGGCAAGTCGACGGTGGTCCGGATGCTCGTGAAAAGGGGCGCGCGGGTCATCGATCACGACGCCCTCGTCCATGCCCTGCAGGAGCCGGGCCGGCCCGTGTGGCAGCGGATTGTCGAGGCCTTCGGCCGCGGGATCCTCGACGCAGGCGGGCGGATCGACCGCAAGAAGCTCGGAAGCCTCGTCTTCGAAAGCGAGGATCGCCGGAGGCTCCTCGAGAGCATCGTGCACCCGGCCGTTCTCGAGGAGGCGGCACGCGAGCGCGAGCGGATCGGGCGGGAAGACGGGCAGGCGATCGTCCTGTCCGACATCCCGCTGCTTCTCGAGGTGGGGATGCAGGGGCTCTTCGACCTCATCCTGCTGGTCTACGCCCCCCCGGAGGTGCAGATCGCCCGGGTCATGAAGCGAAACCGCCTGACCCGGGACGAGGCTTTGGCGAGGCTTGCGGCCCAGATGCCCATCGACGAAAAGCTCGAACGGGCCGACGTGGTGATCCGAAACGACGGCACGATGCGGGAGCTCGAAGAGCGCGTCGACGAGGTGTGGCAGGAGCTGCTTCTGCGCGAGCGGGAGAAAAGGCTGCGGGCGGGCGGGTGA
- a CDS encoding sensor domain-containing diguanylate cyclase, whose amino-acid sequence MNDVKEILQVICRNEEVARKFFEIETSILTIHNFRDLFEKLLTEIRDKFSVPRVWIAMTEDNDVWRLLDRMTPGGTFEERLKVVDAGTFREIVGDGAAPILANESLGRFAPLMPEGTRLPPGSLAVVPLTYEGRAIGSLNLGDESPERYAPGMETSLLRQLAVKVSICLANVMAHEKLAMLAFRDPLTDLLNRRVMEQVLRREFDRARRYGTDLAVVFLDIDRFKDINDRYGHDTGDEVLKWVGGRLVAMSRQSDVVARFAGDEFVVILPNTGADRAYRFVDRLQTFFLSTHLAHGGHVIPVSVSCGIATTADAGLADAAALLKKADERLYRSKNAKKA is encoded by the coding sequence ATGAACGACGTGAAGGAGATTCTGCAGGTCATCTGCCGCAACGAGGAGGTCGCCCGCAAGTTCTTCGAGATCGAGACGAGCATCCTCACGATCCACAACTTCCGCGATCTCTTCGAGAAACTCCTCACCGAGATCCGCGACAAGTTCAGCGTCCCCCGCGTCTGGATCGCCATGACGGAGGACAACGACGTGTGGCGGCTCCTGGACCGCATGACCCCGGGAGGCACCTTCGAGGAGAGGCTCAAGGTGGTCGACGCGGGGACCTTCAGGGAAATCGTCGGGGACGGCGCCGCGCCCATCCTGGCCAACGAGAGCCTGGGGCGCTTTGCGCCCCTGATGCCGGAGGGGACCCGCCTCCCGCCGGGATCGCTGGCCGTCGTGCCCCTCACCTACGAGGGCAGGGCCATCGGGAGCCTCAACCTGGGGGACGAATCGCCCGAGCGCTACGCCCCGGGGATGGAGACGAGCCTGCTCAGGCAGCTCGCCGTGAAGGTCTCCATCTGCCTGGCCAACGTGATGGCCCACGAGAAGCTCGCCATGCTGGCCTTCCGGGACCCCCTGACGGACCTGCTGAACCGGCGGGTGATGGAGCAGGTCCTGCGCCGGGAGTTCGACCGGGCGCGGCGCTACGGGACGGACCTCGCCGTCGTGTTCCTCGACATCGACCGGTTCAAGGACATCAACGACCGCTACGGCCACGACACGGGCGACGAGGTGCTCAAGTGGGTGGGCGGCCGTCTCGTCGCCATGAGCCGCCAGAGCGACGTGGTCGCCCGGTTCGCCGGGGACGAGTTCGTTGTCATCCTGCCGAACACGGGCGCCGACCGGGCGTACCGCTTCGTCGACCGCCTGCAGACCTTCTTCCTCTCCACGCACCTGGCCCACGGGGGGCACGTGATCCCCGTCTCGGTGAGCTGCGGCATCGCCACCACGGCCGACGCCGGGCTGGCCGACGCCGCCGCCCTGCTGAAGAAGGCCGACGAGCGCCTGTACCGGAGCAAGAACGCCAAGAAGGCGTAA